Below is a genomic region from Medicago truncatula cultivar Jemalong A17 chromosome 3, MtrunA17r5.0-ANR, whole genome shotgun sequence.
TGTGTCGGTGTCGGATACCGACGCGTGTCTGACACTGGATCATGCCTAATCCGagaagtgtccgtgcttcataggaaATGATACAATCAACATCTACCTTCAATTTTTCCATCTCTCCTCAGTTGTAGACTTGTAGTCGGGTGCCACAACCAACAGTACTTCAGGGgcaatcacaattcacaaataCAAATGGATTATAGATCAGGGGATGCTGATAGATTAACAGgtaaagggtattttggtaataattttttttttaaaaaggattttgattaaaatttaattagcATTTTTAAAAAggatgaaatatattatataattatctATGAAGGGAGATGGATGTGAGTTTTAAAACATGAGGGAAGGGGAGTGTAATATCACAAAGATTTTGAGGGGAATGTATTTACCCATGTTCATGTTTGAACCAAAACCTTCAACTGTGTTTATCCCTTAACTCAAACCAATTGAATCATTAATCCTCTAAAGAGGGGTTAGTGCAAACAAACTATacaatagataaaaatatttatcgatTATATACAAATGCTCAAAACAATACAAATTGTTGCGATGCTTCAAATATCTAAACGTCGGAGCGCCATTTTGATGTAGTATAGTAGAAAATGATGCCTTGCTTGCTTAGATATATCTATCATTCATCACTCAATGAATGTGCTTTGCTTCATGCTGTAATAATGTTTATTCTAAGGAGGTTCCTTTCCAGTACCTTACTTTACTTTATTCGAtcccttcttctttttctctttggactaaaaataaatttgtcgCTACAACACAAATGAGTTGTGTAagaaatcaaaaaaagaaagaaaaaaaaaactgttatagTCTCTCCTGctttgcttttgtttgctgTAGAACTTCAATTTCAGATTGGAGAAAGGGGAAGATTGTTCATACTACTGCTGGAAATAaggtaaattaatttttgttttttttgtttttaattgaggaacaaaaaaaattattaaaccgACGATTACATGTTGGTCTGGTGTTATTCAATCGGattgacattttaaaaaatttaaggaacttaattttaaaaacctaaacaaaacagttttttttttcttctttcaattgcTATTGATTTTTTATACTTAGGCTTTAAtcacaaatataatatatagaaTGAGTAAGACATAAATGAAAAGGACATATTTTTTAGATATCTACTAATATAatgtgaaataataataaaaatattaaggttTGGTTTGAGATTTAGGTGACTGATTTCAATAACTTAGAAACACAAGtgcttaattaatatttaactataGTAAACAATTAATAATCCAATAACATTGGATAAAGGTGAGGAAGATTGTTCCAAAAACTTAGAAACACAAGTGCTTGCACTATCTAGAAACATTGTTCCTATCTTTATTGTTTGCACTATCTTTAAAGATTCTTGTGATGCTAGGTACTGCAGATTGGATAAAGGTGAGGAAGATTGTTCATGAGACTGAAGTATGCACTGAATGTGGTGAAAATACTTTGTTGGAAAGATCAGGTAAATAACAATATCATTTTGcttcatcattcattcatatacaGTTTGTTTGATTACTGCGCACTATCAAAGATAAAGTTGGTTTTCTAAAATTGTTGGAAAGATTGTCTAGTTGTTGAACCATAGTATATTTCTACATGCAGAGTTTCAATGAATGCTACTGCATATTGGAGAAAGATCAGGAGAATGGTTCATATGGCTTGAACATTTGCTGAAAGTGCTGGAGACAAGGTAACCAACAAACAATCATACTTTAACAATTTTCAGtccatattttaattaattgtttacaGTGACCAAGTTCTAGATTTTTTAAGAGTATTACAAGGGTTTATAAATCAACTTGAGTTTTATGCTTTGTATTATCTTTTAGACAAACCAACTCGAGTTGATAAGAAATTTTTTGCTCCAGCcatattaattttacttttcaaactGAAGCTTAAACCTTAAACCTCAAAATCCTCAAAAATATCATAAGCAGTCAATTTAACCAAGTGGCCATCTAATTTCAAGCATTAACAAATGGGAAATAACTAGACGTGTTCATGGttagaatccaaaccaaaaccaaaaccaacatTTTAATCTCTGGTTTTTAATTCAAACCTGTTTTAagtcaacatttttttataaaaaaaaacatattttttttaattcaaaaccatttttaacCCACTATTTCATTTGCAAAACCATTTTTAACCCACTATTTCATTCAACAATGTTTCTACTACAAGAAGAATCAACTTATAAGGTAGGGTCACGGTTCCCTTAGATTGTTATAAACTCAAACTTTTGTAACACTTaacattaatatatatcatagaTCATGACAGTAGTAATCACTCCTAAATTAAACCATTCATAAGTTTTTGTAACACTTAAACaacattaatatatatcatagaTCATGAGAGTAGTAGGCACTGCCAGCATACTTCTGTATATTGAATTAGAACAGAAAATAGCTGCATGTTTGATGAGAACAACAATGATCCAACGGTGTGTAAAATAAATCTCTGATTCAACTGATTGCATAGCTATTATGCTTTTACGGGAAGTTCCTTGTGTGCATAAACCATACTTCGATCGCCATCTACCACCTGGCCATTACCTCTTAATACCCTGCAACATAGCATATGATTTAGTCTAATTTTGATTGAAGTATTCAACCATGATgtatagataaataaaagaagATATGGTATCGATTTAACAGACACAATTTAATCGATTAAACCCTTCAATTAATTGATTAACAAAAGCTTCCTAATCGAttaactattaaaaaaagtaatctaGAGATTTATACGATATCTTATATTGATTTCTAAGCATCTAAAGATCTAACAATTCACGCACAGGACGGACACGACCAAGACTCGAAAACTAGATTATGCAACACCAACACATACTGTGTACAAAAAACATTGTCATCAAAACAACTACTGTGTACAAAAAAAACAGCAAACATGCTAATATAACAGAACTTATCACAATGATTGGTAAAATACATTTGAATACCACTTATCATACCACAGGACAGAAACCACATTTCAAAGTGCTAGTATATTAGCCACAAGCACATGCTGCAGAAATGAGTTGGAAATgtaatataaatttgaaaactaaTATAACAGAACTTGCTAGTGTTTTGATACCTCAAAATCATTGTAAAAGCAACAAAATAGGCTTCGACTAATTAATTCATAAACGGAAAGCTACGGTTCAGATTCAAACATGACAAGAAAGTAATGTCTTTTGGAACTCAAAACACATATTTAAGTTCATTTACGATCGGCCACAGAGAATTAAGGGCACATTACAGAAAATGCATTGGAGAAACATGATTGTTTCAACTTTAGTTTCACTAATGCTATAAGGAAATAAATAGTTTCAAATGCAGTAGCAGAAGAATAGTGACCTCATAAGCAAGAACTTGATTAAGTTTAGATATTGcaaaaagtaatgaaattaaAACAGAGAAATGTTGCTCATTAGATGATAAAGTTATCCAAATAGATGCTATTTTTACATAGAATGACAGGCCACTCAATAATAGAATAAGATCATTCTCATATCATTTTGCAGATAGAACAAgaataaacatttaaaacaaagaagaaattttCTAGATAGTAATAGAAAAGCACCACTTGGTAAAACAGTGGATTGGTATTTTAGAAAGCTACTATGAAACATTGATTACTTAATATGAATGATATGCTCTGAGAACGAGATTCATTATcaaccattttatttttcaatacaacaCACACACATGTCTAACTTTGAtctattgaaatttatttaGATGGCGAGTTTCTTGACTGATTTGGTGAAGTCATATGTGGAGAAATTAATAAATGGGGCGATAGAAGAATCAAGTTATATATGTTGCTTCACGTGCATTGCGAaggattttgaagaagaaaaggctAGGTTGGAAAAGGAAAGGTTAACTTTTAAGCAACGTGTTGAAGTGGCAACTAGAAGTGGAGAAGATGTTCAAGCTAATGCTCTTTTTTGGGAAGAAGAAGCTGATACCCTCATTCAAGAAGAcacaagaacaaaacaaaaatgtttttttggattttgttctCATTGCATATGGCGATATAGAAGGGGGAAGCAACTGACAAATAAGAAGGAGCAAATGAAAAGATTAATTGAAACTGGAAAGCAACTTTCAATTGAACTCCCTGCCCGTTATCCAGATGTTGAACGTTATTCATCCCAAcactattttcattttaaaagcaGGGAATTAAAATACAGAATGCTTTTGGATGCATTGAAAGATGACAACAATTATATAACTGGCTTGCAAGGGATGGGGGGCACAGGAAAAACTACGTTGGCCAAAGAAGTTGGTAAGGAACTTAAGCAGTCCAAACAATTTACTCAAATCATCGATACAATAGTGTCACTTTTTCCTGATATCAAAAAGATTCAAGATGATATTGCCAGAGCTTTGGGATTGGAACTTGATGACTGTAATGAATCAGACAGACCCAAAATACTATGGAGCAGATTAACCAATGGTGAGAAGATTCTTCTAATATTGGATGATGTGTGGggaaatattgattttaatgaaattggTATTCCATACAGTGACAATCACAAAGGCTGTAGAATTCTTATAACCACGCGCAGTCTCTTAGTGTGCAAGAAATTAGGATGCAGTAAGACATTCCAACTGGAGCTCTTATCTGATGAAGAGGCATGGACCATGTTCCAAAGGCATGTTGGTCTAACAGAAATTTCAACTAAAAGTTTGCTTGCCAAGGGCCGTAAAATTGCAAATGAATGCAAAGGGTTACCAATTGCAATTGCTGTTATCGCTAGTAGTTTGAAGGGAATACAACATCCAAAAGAGTGGGACGTGGCCTTAAAATCCTCGCAGAAACATATGTCCATGAacgatgttgttgatgatgatctTGTTAAAATTTATGGATGCTTTAAGTTTGGCTATGATTATATGAAAAATGAGAAGGCCAAGAAACTATTCCTCTTGTGTTCTATATTtcgagaagatgaagaaatttcTCTCGAAAGGCTAACTAGATTCGGCATTGGAGGAGGCCTTGTTGGGGAAGATTATGACAGCTACGAAGATGCTCGAAGTCAAGTTATTAGATCCAAAAATAAACTCCTAGATTCTTGTTTATTGTTGGAGACCGATCAATGCAGAGTGAAAATGCATGACTTGGTTCGTGATGCAGCCCAATGGATAGCGAACAAAGAGATTCAAACAATGAGGTTgtataataaaaatcaaaaggcAATGGTTGAAAGGGAAAccaatattaaatatttgttatgtGAAGGCAAGCCTAAGGATGTGTTTTCCTTTAAGCTTGATGGTTCCAAGCTTGAGATTCTAATTGTCATTGTGCATAAGGATGGAGATTGTCagaatgtgaaaatcaaagtcTCGAActcattttttgaaaatattatggaCCTTAGAGTTTTTCATTTAATCCATCATCGATATTCTAAACTAGATATATCATTACCTCATTCAATTCAGTCGTTAAAGAAGATTCGATCGCTTCTCTTTACAGGTGTCAATTTGGGTGAAATCTCTATTTTGGGAAACCTGCAAAGTCTTGAGACACTTGATTTGGATTATTGTAACATTGATGAATTGCCTCATGAAATCACAAAATTAGAGAAATTTCGATTGTTGAACTTGGAAAGTTGtagaattgaaaggaaaaatcCTTTTGAAGTGATTGAAGGATGCTCATCACTTGAAGAGTTGTATTTCAAAAGAAGCTTTAATGAATTTTGCAGAGAAATAACTTTCCCTAAATTGAAAAGGTTTAGTATCAATGCAAATAAGCGTCCATTGGATGAATCATTATCAAAGTGTGTGTCTGTTGCCTACAATAAGGATATTTTCCTATCTGAAACAACACTCAAGTACTGTATGCAAGAAGCAGAGGTTATTAGACTAAGAAGAATCGAGGGGGGATGGAGAAATATCATACCTGAGATGATTCCTTTGAAACATGGTATGAATGATCTAGTTGAGCTTGAATTGAGATCCATTTCACAATTACAGTGCCTTATTGACACTAAGCATGTCATCTCTCAAGTATCAAAAGTCTTCTCCAAGTTGGTTGTACTAGAGCTCGAAGGAATGGATAATTTGGAAGAATTGTTCAATGGTCCTCTTTCCTTTGACTCTCTGAACAGTTTAGAGGATCTGTCCATCAGTAATTGCAAACATTTGAAAAGCTTATTTAAGTGCAAACTAAACCTATTCAATCTAAAGAGTGTGTCGTTGGAAGGATGCCCGATGTTGGTCTCCCTATTTCAACTGTCAACTGCTGTTAGCCTAGTGTTGTTGGAGAGATTGGAAATATATGACTGTGAGGGTCttgaaaacataataatagaTGAATCGAGAGGTGAAATAATTGATGATAATGACAGCACAAGTCATGGCTCAATGTTTAAGAAACTGAAAGTTCTTAGTATTTATAGTTGTCCAAGAATTGAATTAATACTTCCGTTTCAATCTTCTCATGATCTTCCAGCATTAGAATCCATCACAATTGATAGTTGTGATAAGCTGAAATACATATTTGGCAAAGATGTCAAACTTGGTTCCCTCATAAATATGGAGCTTAGTGGTTTACCAAAAATGATTGACATTTTCCCTATATGTTATGGTGCCATGACTTCACCCATTAAGAGGTCATCTTCCATTTCTGGAGATACTTCCAAGCCAGAAGAACAATCAAAGCCAATCAAATGCAATATGTTTTCATGGACTGACATATATTGTTGTGGTAAAAAATATGGGCACAACAAATTGAAGAGTGCCACAAATACTCATGATCAACCTCAGAACAAGTTAATGGTAACCCTCTTACTTTCTTTTGtgatgttattttttgtatttttttaataagaaactattgagacattttattatttaaaaaaaaacttattaaattCGTTTTATTAGACATCCTAAGCTTGAAGATtactattaattaatataattgcaAATCACTAATACAGTATAATATGTACCAATTAATAGTATAGTATACAAGTTTAATACTATTTCAAGTGTTTATTAGCTTTAAGTTAATTATAGATAAACCCATAAATGTAAGCCTCAGACTTGTATTGTAGGAGAGAAATAATtacaatatataaaagaaaaatagaaaaatgatttgtttttatataattgCAGGAATCAAAGTCATATCCCCTTAACATATGGGAACGTGTTCAATGTCTTTCAAGACAATCACATATCTTATGCAATATTAAAGAGATTACACTGAAGAATATTTCGAAGATGAAATCAGTATTCATCCTATCGATTGCTCCAGGAATGTTGTTGGAGACTTTGACAATTAGTAAGTGTGACGAATTGAAGCACATTATAATAGACATTGATGATCATGACAACACTGGTGGCAATAACTTGACCAATGTCTTCCCAAATTTAAGAAATGTCAAAGTTGAAGATTGTGAGAAATTGGAATACATAATTGGACACGACACTGATGATCATCAAAACCACATTGagattcatcttcatcttttaacATTGGAGACCTTTGTTCTTTGGAATCTGCCAAGTTTAGTCGGAATGTCTCCAAAACAATATCGCACATCATTTCCACACTTGAAAGATCTTGAACTCCTAGAATGCCAACACTTTGCTATCAAATCTATTGGTGATTTCACAATGCATCATTCTGCAACAAGATTTGTGGACGGTCCAATCACCAAGGTATCCATCCATATTTGATATTTCTCTATATctttgttgtttgtgaatctaATAAATGATTTTGTGTGCATATGAGGTCTTTTTgtctataaaatttaataaaaaatattttttttattggtaggACTAAAACGAAGGTTTTAGTAGCCTTATCTTTGAGACAGTTCTAAGTTAATCCATGATGGTTTTAGCACATCAGAGTTATACAAAACTaccaatcaaaatatatttttcgtgCTACGAATTATAAGATTCCGTTTTTTCGtttccataaaaataaacacttttaatacaaaattattCTATAAACAATTTTAGTCTCTATCGTTATGtacatgtttatttttaaatgattttttttatataaaagttcCTCCACAAAAGTTTCTCTAGATTTATGTTTTAATCTTTAGgagtttaaaaaattcatatttaattaatcttatcttattaaaatatttgtgaaGCAACATTGTATAATGTTCAAaatatgcctaaaaaaattaaaattcgaaGGATGATAAACATGTTTgtttcaacataaacatcttccaAGATAATTTTGTAAGAATTGAAAAATACGGTTTTTTTTATGCTAggtcaaaaaacaaaatataacaattttatatgaactaaaaacatattttacattttttcaaACTATATCACTTTTTAGGATGCGTCTAATATAAACCTCTTAAAAATGGTTTCAAGGTTGACCTTTAGTATAAAATGaccttgtaaaaataaaaactcatattCTATCCCTATAATTTgagattcttcatatttttgaccTTGTAATATACACGAAGTCTAGAAAAGTGACCTAGAGGTTGAAGTTTTTCACGATTTTTGTAGGCACGTTTAGGATGTTAAAATACGgctttccaaaaataaaattagaattttccgaCAAGGGAaagattaattatgaattttcatcttatatttatgaatttcataaacaattcataattaatttgtcccTCGTTTAAAAACTCCAAAATTTCATGGTGCATGTTCTTATCATGTTCCAACCATGCCTGCAAATTTAGGGAACAAAATTTGACCTATGAGTATATGCTTACTCagatcaaaattacaattttgaacgttttggttgaaaaatcaaaataaaccgAGGCGTCTTCAAAATGCTATGAAATATATCATttctatgtatttttatatatgtacCTACAAAAAATAtactcaaaattcgatttataggtcgagataattgttgttttattttttgaatttttggagctttaaaaattcataatcaatccgtcatttgtcaaaaaattctatttttttgtgtaaaaaaataataatcatattttaacgTCCTAAACATGCCTGCAAagaattatgaaaaattaaacatataagtCACTTTTCTGGACTTCACGTATGgttaaaaataagaagaatctTAAATTGgataaattataagtttattttattttatttttataggtcATTTCTAGACTTCTGGTATATTATGGGTCAATTTATACAATTAactctaataataataactaaagAACAAAAAAGTAATTACCTGTAAAAAAATGTAGGGTTCACTATGATCCTGATAAAGGAGGCTAAGCATTTGCTAAGAATTTCCACTTCAGTGGTAGACCATGATGATGACAGTTGACTCCTAAGCTATTATCAATAGATCGTGTGTTGTGAGTAAACTCACTTCACATTTACTCTTTGTCGACCGGAAGTTTGTCTAATTGAGGTCTTGATATAACACATGTTTCAAATAGTCATGTTCCCCAATATATAGGCTTGTAAGAGGAACATGTTGTGGCCCGACATTCTACGTAGTCTTATTTTGTTAGCCTTCTTCTTTGTCGATCTTGCATCAGTTGTTGAGTCCTTTCGTGTTTCTCCAAAAATGTCCACTTTACGTTGAATCACAGTCCTTTTTGACGAACTTTATTTTATGCCATTAACACCTACTTCTCTTGACAAATTACTTCTTTGAACTTTAATATCACCCAAAAAATTTGGACGGAAGGTGTGAAGAATAGAGTGAAAAAAGTCTTCGATATATGAATTATTTCTAGGTGTGAAAATTGAATATTATACTTCAGGTAATGAATAATGTACAACCACTAATGTGTTTATATAGACAAATCTAATCTAATGGGTCTACTAATGACTAAtggattaaatacaaataaagataaaaattacTACTAAGGATAGTAAAAACAACATTATTTACAACACTTCCCCTCAGCTTGCAAGTAAGTTAGTTGAATCGTTCTGTTGATAAGCCCTTCCTTAACACATCTTTCAGATGATGCCCATAAGGAATGTACGTTGTCGTTATCAGTTCATTATCCATATTTTCTTTGATGAAATGTTGGTAAATCTCAATGTGTTAATTGTCATGTCACGTTGAACAAGATTATCTGCAATACTAAtagtcgatttatttttataaaagtaatGACCTTCACACTGTATTTTCAAACTTTCTAGCACTTGTTTCTTACATAATAGTTCACAAAATACTTGTGACATACATAGCTCTAAATTCTACCTCAGCGCTTGATCGAGTAACtacttttttcttcttactCCTCCAAGCAACAAGGTTACCACACAAAAAGGTACAATAACCTGAAGTAGATCTTATATCGCTCATTAAACTTGCATAATCATAATGAGTGTAAGCATTCATAGTTACACTTCCATATATTTTAAACTAGGTTCCTCTCCCTGAAGTGGCTTTAAGATATTGTAGAAGAAGATCTACAACCTGCAATTGTCTCACTCTTGAATCATGCATGAAATTAGTTAATCACGCTCACTGCATATGCCAAATACGCCCTGGTGTGTGCCAAATAATTGAACTTTCCTAATACCCTTGTCAACTTTGGCACTTTCATCCTCAAAGCTCACCTTGTTATTTTTCTCAATGGGAACACTCGTAGGTTTGCAAcgaagtttttcttttttctgtaaATGGTCATGCACATATTTTCTTTGAGAGATAAAAATTCCTTTCTTTGAGTTAACTACCTTAATTCGCAAGAAATACTCGAGTTATCTAAGGTccttcatttcaaactttgttcATAACTTATCTTTGAGTTGTTGTCTCTCAGATAAATCATCTCATGTAACAATAATATTATTAGGAAAAACTCCAGTCTCACATGGGAGAGATAATAATCTTGacaagagtttataaagagagaTTCTCCTTAGCTTACGAATCGGTTTTGTAAGAATAAGTTagactcaaaataaaatttaacatggtatcagagacCATTGATTCAGGCTACCCATAATTTATGCATACATCAAGCCCAATAGTGTTGCACGTAAGGGaatgtattgaaaaaaaattcaaatctcaCATATAAGATTCTTGATAACAATTTATAAAGATAGATACTTCACAATTGTTAAGAATAGAAGTTTCTTTTAACTAATTCCTAGACTTCATTACAATTATGTTTCTCTTGAAATCGGTTGAACATATTAATTGGTCTCCATTATAAATTTGGACATGGTGTGTATGTCATATATTGAGTAGTATTGATATTTCTTACAGAActtaaatgattttgtttttctccCTTGATAGCTACTAGTGTTTTGTCCTCGTTATTCTAGTATAGTGGTTTAActgtgaaaatattttatgtgtaATCCTAGGTTTGAATTCAGGTCACTGCACTCATCCTCTCTATGTGTATGTTCATTTGAGTTTGTGTTGGCCACTAGatcaatagaaataaaaaatttactagCGTTTAAGGGGAGGGTGCTCAAGTACTTCGATGCTTATCACAATTCCTACCTTAAAtatgcatataattttaacGCTTTGATAGTATTTTAttcctcttatttttatttatttattttttcaaagcaATTATGTCAGGACTGGTTCTAAGCCTGGGTAAAAGGAGAGATTTGTGTTAGATGCCAACGGCCAACATAGGGTATTggttattactccctccgtcccttttTACAGGAGTAGCTTGGAAACAACatgagtattaaaaaaaattgttgaaataataaagttgtcacaaatatATGTGTCTATTACCAAATTGTCCTTTGTGAtagatatatttaatattaacttTTTCATATTCCTAGTACATTGATAGTATTAATAAATGTATAGTTGAAAAAGAGTATTAAATGCATCTAGAAATTTGTAGATGATCTTATATTAAGGGACACACACTTTTTTGTATATAGTGTTATAACTAGGGAGAGAGGGATAATGTAAGGGTTAAGAGGAGTGCGAAGAGAAGAAGCATCGGTGGGACTCCGTGTATAAAGTGGTGGCATTTAAAGGGTGAAAAACAATGGATTTTCCAACACAAGATTATAGAGGGAAGTTTTAGGCAACCACAAGGAAGCACAAATGGTATGTGGAACAAGATGTCACATGAGTTTGAAAAGGTAGTAAAAGAGATGTTGGTAGAACCAAGAGGTTTTGGACCTAGGGATAAATAATCTTGGTGGTTGAATGACAATGTTCAATGTAAAGTTTGATTTAAAATGCAATATTTTAAAGATTGGTCTTTGTGTAAAAATGTCGAAACTTGGGATAAATATAAGATAGCTAAGAATGAGACCAAGAATGTGGTGAGCGAAGCAAGAAGTCAAGATTTTGACATATTATTCTAATACTTAGGTACCAAGGAGGGAGGGTAGAGTATTGGTTCAGGACAGAGATATAAATGATAGATGGAAGAAGTATTTCCACAACCTATTTAATGAAGGATATGAGATCTTACCAGCCTCTAACATGCTAGACATCAGAGAGAAGGATCAAAACTATAACTACTATTGTTGGATGTAAGCGTACGAGgtaaaataagtttttgaaaTGGATGAGTAATGGGAAGGCAGTTGGGGCAGACAACATACCTATTGAAGTGTGGAAATGTTTAAAGATAAATGAATTGTTTGACTGTCAAAACATTTTAACAAGTTCATGATCATGACAAAGAACATACTAGATGAATGAAGAAGAATCTCTTTAATTCCGATCTATACGAACAATAAAAAATTGCGTGAATTATAGGGGATATAAATTGATGAGTCATACCATGAAGTTATGAGAAAGGGTGATTGAACGAAGAATAAGAAAAGAGACCCAAGTTAGTGATAACCAATTTGGTTTTATGTCTAAGGTCGACCATGGATGTGATTTACTTACTTCCACGTGTGATGGAGCGACGTCagacatgtaaaaaaaaattctttttttttcattgatttggaGGAGTAT
It encodes:
- the LOC11438694 gene encoding uncharacterized protein, with amino-acid sequence MASFLTDLVKSYVEKLINGAIEESSYICCFTCIAKDFEEEKARLEKERLTFKQRVEVATRSGEDVQANALFWEEEADTLIQEDTRTKQKCFFGFCSHCIWRYRRGKQLTNKKEQMKRLIETGKQLSIELPARYPDVERYSSQHYFHFKSRELKYRMLLDALKDDNNYITGLQGMGGTGKTTLAKEVGKELKQSKQFTQIIDTIVSLFPDIKKIQDDIARALGLELDDCNESDRPKILWSRLTNGEKILLILDDVWGNIDFNEIGIPYSDNHKGCRILITTRSLLVCKKLGCSKTFQLELLSDEEAWTMFQRHVGLTEISTKSLLAKGRKIANECKGLPIAIAVIASSLKGIQHPKEWDVALKSSQKHMSMNDVVDDDLVKIYGCFKFGYDYMKNEKAKKLFLLCSIFREDEEISLERLTRFGIGGGLVGEDYDSYEDARSQVIRSKNKLLDSCLLLETDQCRVKMHDLVRDAAQWIANKEIQTMRLYNKNQKAMVERETNIKYLLCEGKPKDVFSFKLDGSKLEILIVIVHKDGDCQNVKIKVSNSFFENIMDLRVFHLIHHRYSKLDISLPHSIQSLKKIRSLLFTGVNLGEISILGNLQSLETLDLDYCNIDELPHEITKLEKFRLLNLESCRIERKNPFEVIEGCSSLEELYFKRSFNEFCREITFPKLKRFSINANKRPLDESLSKCVSVAYNKDIFLSETTLKYCMQEAEVIRLRRIEGGWRNIIPEMIPLKHGMNDLVELELRSISQLQCLIDTKHVISQVSKVFSKLVVLELEGMDNLEELFNGPLSFDSLNSLEDLSISNCKHLKSLFKCKLNLFNLKSVSLEGCPMLVSLFQLSTAVSLVLLERLEIYDCEGLENIIIDESRGEIIDDNDSTSHGSMFKKLKVLSIYSCPRIELILPFQSSHDLPALESITIDSCDKLKYIFGKDVKLGSLINMELSGLPKMIDIFPICYGAMTSPIKRSSSISGDTSKPEEQSKPIKCNMFSWTKYGHNKLRSTTNTKVPLVSEDQQQENVIMESDSYCLPIWERAQCLSIPSHILCNIKEITLNNISKMKSVFILSIAPRMLLESLTISKCDELKHIIIDVDDHNNTGANNLVYVFPKLRDIDVEDCEKLEYIIGHFNDDHQNHTQIHLQLPALEFLYLENLPSLVANYPKQYHTTFPQLEILEVEKCPQFIGDFITHHSVTRSVDDTIIKESGGNVEHFRALESLKEINEQQMNLALKIIELLVLPMMTCLFMGPKNSFSLQNLTHLKIIKCEKLKIVFSTSIIRCLPQLNYMRIEECNELKHIIEDDLENTTKTCFPKLRILFVEKCNKLKYVFPISICKELPELNVLTIREADEVEEIFGSEGDDHKVEIPNLKFVVFENLRSLCHDQGIQFEAVKHRLILNCQKLSLTSASTADFENDISGLRSVWFDEDYELYVDLKNLFKQLHDESKGHDTCNEYPSSEITEVQASGNEFTSSQKEMEQTLETEHEFVENVPHQEMPSVAIKPTNSKEELMNEQEMEQKRLLGETDATVKPSQENNLEGSTSEKNVASTLSTISETTKNELPIQLVDSKQKGIEKSVEDGITSANAKTIKSSPGHLSTSKEFMNEQQSLGAIDTTIKSSQGNNLEGSTSEKLVGETLSTISGTKNEPPIQLVSPEQKGIEKSVEEGTTSTCEKTITSSTHLEVGDGKIFVPSFSIVNTKPASTKDVDIEDSQETTHEFFDSAKLIEEDPLLALETLLTGVQSFPVRTLLEELKTLMDSSSDLDHLVSNQESKSK